From Fusarium oxysporum f. sp. lycopersici 4287 chromosome 10, whole genome shotgun sequence:
TGGCACCGCCTTCATCACGCATTCCGACGGCAAGACGGTGTCTTACGTTTCACTACCTATTCCACCACTCTTCCACCGCAAACCATCCTTTCGCTTCACAatccttggtcttcttcttttcctcctcagcctttgGTATGCTCTCGAGTCTACTATGTGCCTCGCCTTCTGTCGTCCAATCAGCTGCAGCAATCCTCCTTGCGTCTGGTCCGTCGATGATCCCACCTTTGGAAATGCCATTCCCGTGAAATTGGACCAGTGGGCTACTGGGGGCCGTGGTCGCATCCTAGCTGGACAACTCAAGGAAGAAGTGGATGATTGGTTTGCCGACATGAAGGACATCTGGTACAATCGCGAAATCACCGATATTGACATTCACGGGCTCTCGTTTGAGCAGAAGCGTCagcatcgtcgtcgtctcCGCAAGAAGGGCCTTATGAAACGTCGCATACAGACATCCGAGGAGCGAGCAAGGCTGGAAGCTTGGAAGCGAGCCCAGGAGGAGGAACAACGACAGAAGGAAGCGAGAGAGATGGGCTATGAGATTCGagtcgacgatgatgagactGTCGGAGGAGATACCAGGGTTTGGTGATTTCAGCGTCTACAATGGTCAGAGTGGTGGTTCTACAGGGGCACAAAGGGACAGTTTACATTGCTATTAAATGCATATCGGAGCGGGCGTTCAAAGATACATTATTGCACTCTTCAAGTAGTAATGATAATAGATGGTGGTGATATTCTCAGATGGTATCAACCTCGTGCCCATATATAAAGAAGTCGGGCATATCCGCAATGCATTTTCCCTATCCCAACGCCATGCGCCTGCAAATACCGGCTCTTAATCGTCAATACCACCCcattcctcatcttcctccatctcatcaccacTGGCAGCCTTAACCCACGGCAACCTCTCATCCTCATAACTCTCAGCACAGCGCGCCCTCACAGGCTTAACAGGACATGTCTTCAGCGCAATGACAACATCCCCCAAGCTCTTAACAaacttctcagcctcaggcTGCTCCAGCGCCTCCTCACGCTCCAACTCATCGACCCAGATATCCAGCGCATGCAATCTGATACCCACAGGGCTCTTTCGCAGAtcaccctccttctcaaaAGGAAACTCCTCCAACACAGCCACAATAGCCTCTACATCACCGTCCTTCCAGCCTCGCTCGCGAGCTAGTCGTACGTGGGAAGCGAAAACGCGAcggacgaggaggagaaacTTTTCAAGACGGTAGACGTCGATGCCTGTCCACTGGGCGCCTACGACGGCCCAGAAGGCGCGCAGCCAGGGGATGGCGCAGGCGGGcttgagggtgaagaggaGGTTGGCGAGATCTGTGGCGAGACGTTGCTGGGGGATGGGTCGGTCGGTCATCCACAGGGCGTAGAAGAGGCCTTTCCATAGCTTCTGGGCGTCGACGTCGGAGAGGCTTGAGCGCGAGGAGAGGAATGTTGAGAGGGATTCTAGGGAGGACATTCGAAGTTTGCGATCTGGAGAAGTTAGCAAGATTATTGACGAGAGGATTGGGGAGGACGAACCGCTTGAAGCGAGGTTGCGAATAAAGGGCATTTGGGATTCGTGCTCGGCCATTTTGGAGAGTAGAGCGTCAATGGCTCTGTTGTAAAGTTTATGGCGATCGTGATAATTGGGTGGTAAGGTTGGGGCTATGGAAAGAGAAGTGTTGGTGATAGtttggttggtgttgaaaaATGTCAAAGATGCTATGCGATGCTGGGCAACTTTTTTTCTGGCATGTCGGATCTAGTGGGGGCCTCACCGAGAAGTGGGGCCGGCTCTTGTAAGGGACTTTCAGATGTAAAAGTTCACATTGAAGACTGAAGGGTCATGATCATAACTACAACGCAGTAGGTGCCAGTGTTTGTATTAAATAATCAAGTGAATATTATTCATGAGATAAATACGGTTGTACATATTCTGAATAACAATATCGCTAGCTCCGGTAGCAGATAGATACCCTTTCGAAACTGGCAGGGCTACAGACTTCAGCTCTTGGTTTGAGTTTTCCATATAAATAACACAACTCAAGGAAGGCCAAATATCATGCATTTTAAATCCTGGTATTTAAATGAATAGTTAGACACAGGCTTAGATTTAACAAGCATCAATATCAGGCTTATTCAGCTTCATTTTGCATCGACAGACTCTCAGCGAATGACCCCGCGCGGGGCATCCACATCGACTTGACCACGCCCAAAATTTTGAGGTCTCCATTTCGTCACTTTTCATTCCTTCCATACCCTTCTAGACACCAAGCTCTGCCTCACCGTCCGCCCAAGGGCTCACTTTATCAACCTCGCTCTTCAGTAATAAGGGCAAATAATTGAATATGGCATCTGCCTCTACAGACGAAGCCTCCAAGGCGTCTTCGCCTCCCGTCGCTATTGTCTGCGTCGGCATGGCAGGTAAGTTGCAAAGCTGATCGTTGCGCAACCTTATCTAACCCTCTCTTAGGATCTGGAAAGACTACTTTTATGCGACGTATCAACGCTCACCTCCATCAGAATGATCAGCCTCCATATgtcatcaacctcgatcCCGCTGTGTTGTCGGTACCATTCGAGTCCAACATCGATATTCGAGACTCGGTCAACTATGAGGAGGTCATGAAGCAGTACAACCTTGGTCCCAACGGTGGAATTCTCACTTCACTCAACCTCTTCGCTACAAAGGTTGATCAGGTCGTCAACCTCCTCGAGAAGCGCACCCAGCCCGATCCCGAGAAGCCCGATCGCAAGCCCATCGATAGAATTTTAGTCGACACGCCCGGTCAGATCGAAGTTTTTGTCTGGTCCGCATCCGGTACCATTCTTCTCGAGTCACTTGCGTCTTCTTTCCCTACAGTCATCGCCTACGTTATTGATACCCCACGAACTGCTTCTACTTCGACATTCATGTCCAACATGCTCTACGCCTGCTCCATTCTCTACAAGACCAAGCTTCCTATGATTCtcgtcttcaacaagacCGATGTCAAGGATGCGGCGTTTGCTAAGGAGTGGATGACCGACTTTGAAGCATTCCAGGAAGCGCTACGAAAGGATGAAGAATCAGATGAGCTGGGCGGTGCAGAGGGTGGTGGCCACGGTGGAAGCGGATACATGGGCAGCCTGCTCAACTCGATGAGTCTTATGCTGGAGGAGTTCTACGCACATCTCAGTGTTGTCGGCGTGAGTTCGCGACTGGGTACTGGCGTGGACGAGTTCTTCGAGGccgttgaggagaagaagcaagagTTTCTACGCGACTACCTgccagagcttgagaagaagagggcaGAGCGTGAGGAGGCAAAGAAGGCTGCACGAGAGAAGGAGCTGGACAAAATGATGAAGGGCATGTCAGTCGGTGGCCTACCAGTCGcacagaaggaagaggacgaggtGGATGTTGCCAgcgatgacgacgatgatacTGACTCAGACGAAGAGGCTCAGAAGCAGAGCCTCCAAGATCGATACTCAGCCGCCATGGACGATAACGAGGACTCTGTTATGAAGGATGCAAGTTTCGCCAAGTATCTCTACAACCAACAGAAGCAGCAATAAGGAAA
This genomic window contains:
- a CDS encoding GPN-loop GTPase, yielding MASASTDEASKASSPPVAIVCVGMAGSGKTTFMRRINAHLHQNDQPPYVINLDPAVLSVPFESNIDIRDSVNYEEVMKQYNLGPNGGILTSLNLFATKVDQVVNLLEKRTQPDPEKPDRKPIDRILVDTPGQIEVFVWSASGTILLESLASSFPTVIAYVIDTPRTASTSTFMSNMLYACSILYKTKLPMILVFNKTDVKDAAFAKEWMTDFEAFQEALRKDEESDELGGAEGGGHGGSGYMGSLLNSMSLMLEEFYAHLSVVGVSSRLGTGVDEFFEAVEEKKQEFLRDYLPELEKKRAEREEAKKAAREKELDKMMKGMSVGGLPVAQKEEDEVDVASDDDDDTDSDEEAQKQSLQDRYSAAMDDNEDSVMKDASFAKYLYNQQKQQ